In one Chitinivibrionia bacterium genomic region, the following are encoded:
- a CDS encoding glycosyltransferase, translating to MRLVKSLNTHTHTHTHKRDLPLISVIVPVYNVEAYLRQCLDSIINQTYKNIEIVCVNDVSPDNSLAILNEYAAKDSRIIVVNKEINEGVALARKTGLENSNGRYVIMIDSDDTIEPNMLEVMLGTAISQDLDMVCCGLFAGTRNGEIVPMKAPGFAQSKIERIILASFGGSAAATAVWNKLVKREIYEKISYPPRGLGDDDFMLGQVVYYCDKIADVEECFYHWRYVENSACRNKKNPQKEYDGRIANYWRIIEFCKEKFGDDLSIFEPNLTRKRLYIENINPNRNIILQELYVLRKFLKKSPLKAIKEAQSYIVGRASLNIEKVQNTDEAYLVPVFMELLKAVKKM from the coding sequence ATGCGGCTTGTGAAATCTTTGAACACACACACACACACACACACACACAAGCGGGATTTGCCGCTAATAAGCGTCATCGTCCCTGTTTATAATGTAGAAGCATATTTGCGTCAATGTCTTGATAGTATAATAAACCAAACTTACAAAAATATAGAGATAGTTTGTGTAAATGACGTTTCTCCTGATAATTCTTTAGCAATTCTTAATGAATATGCGGCAAAAGATAGCAGAATAATCGTTGTAAATAAAGAAATAAACGAAGGAGTTGCCTTAGCGCGAAAAACAGGGCTCGAAAACTCAAACGGAAGATATGTTATTATGATTGACAGCGATGATACAATAGAGCCGAATATGCTTGAAGTTATGCTGGGGACGGCTATTTCGCAGGACTTGGATATGGTTTGTTGCGGACTTTTTGCAGGAACTAGAAATGGTGAGATTGTTCCTATGAAAGCCCCCGGTTTTGCGCAAAGTAAAATTGAGCGTATAATTCTCGCTTCGTTCGGCGGTTCTGCAGCTGCTACGGCTGTTTGGAATAAACTTGTTAAACGCGAAATTTATGAAAAAATATCTTACCCGCCGAGAGGATTGGGTGATGACGATTTTATGCTTGGTCAGGTTGTGTATTATTGCGATAAAATAGCCGATGTAGAAGAATGTTTTTACCATTGGCGTTATGTGGAGAATTCGGCTTGTCGCAACAAAAAAAATCCTCAAAAAGAATATGACGGTAGAATTGCTAATTATTGGCGTATAATAGAATTTTGTAAAGAAAAATTCGGCGATGATTTAAGCATTTTTGAGCCGAATTTAACCCGAAAACGACTTTACATTGAAAATATAAATCCGAATAGAAACATTATACTTCAAGAACTTTATGTTCTGAGAAAATTTTTGAAAAAATCTCCTCTAAAAGCGATAAAAGAGGCGCAAAGTTATATTGTCGGACGGGCAAGTTTAAATATAGAAAAAGTGCAAAACACAGATGAAGCGTATCTTGTGCCTGTGTTTATGGAACTTTTAAAGGCTGTCAAAAAAATGTAA
- the flgB gene encoding flagellar basal body rod protein FlgB, with translation MLQSILSGTQRNQALAKTLDARMARQRVIATNIANINTPGFQRREVTFEDALSTAIDRSRLRGARTNGAHLPIGRTAMNDVRHHVITPVDNTMPSGVNNVDIDHEMAQLAENQIGFNHALRFMRTAYERMNSAVQLQSIR, from the coding sequence ATGTTGCAATCCATTTTGAGCGGTACACAAAGAAATCAGGCGTTGGCAAAAACATTGGACGCAAGAATGGCTCGTCAAAGAGTTATCGCGACAAATATTGCCAATATAAATACGCCGGGATTTCAGCGAAGAGAGGTGACGTTTGAAGACGCGCTTTCTACCGCTATAGATAGGTCGCGGCTCAGAGGCGCAAGAACAAACGGCGCGCACTTACCAATCGGACGAACTGCAATGAACGATGTGCGGCACCACGTAATAACTCCTGTTGATAACACAATGCCGAGCGGCGTAAACAATGTGGATATCGACCACGAAATGGCGCAGCTTGCGGAAAATCAAATCGGATTCAATCACGCGTTGAGATTTATGAGAACCGCGTACGAAAGAATGAATTCGGCAGTTCAATTGCAGTCGATAAGATAA
- the flgC gene encoding flagellar basal body rod protein FlgC → MSIEGVFSTMRISASGMRAQRIQQSVITSNLANIETTRTPEGGPFKREFVVFEADGRDTMTAIREERALAISKTNLNHLNIPSTRFAMHEAQGGMGVRVAEIRQDSREHRMVHNPSHPDANEEGYVAMPNINVIEEMTNMINATRAYEANATAFNATKQMMMAVFQG, encoded by the coding sequence ATGTCTATTGAGGGAGTTTTTTCGACAATGAGAATAAGCGCTTCGGGAATGAGAGCGCAAAGAATACAGCAAAGCGTTATTACGTCGAATCTGGCGAACATCGAAACCACGCGAACGCCCGAAGGCGGACCTTTTAAGCGCGAATTTGTGGTTTTTGAAGCGGACGGTCGCGATACAATGACGGCTATCCGCGAAGAAAGAGCATTGGCGATAAGCAAGACAAATCTTAACCATTTAAATATACCGTCCACCAGATTTGCAATGCACGAAGCGCAGGGCGGAATGGGTGTGCGAGTTGCGGAAATTCGGCAGGACAGCCGTGAGCACAGAATGGTGCACAATCCGTCTCACCCCGACGCAAACGAAGAGGGATATGTTGCAATGCCGAACATAAACGTTATTGAAGAAATGACAAATATGATAAACGCCACACGCGCATACGAAGCAAATGCAACAGCATTTAATGCGACAAAACAAATGATGATGGCGGTATTTCAAGGATGA
- the fliE gene encoding flagellar hook-basal body complex protein FliE, with product MGNIDAIRALGSSSQVSPMRNVQKPSEMTGPSFKDTLSGFLKDVNAMHLNADDKVMRMAAGEITDVHQVMNAAEEAKTAFNMMMEMRNRVMTAYEEVMRMRL from the coding sequence ATGGGAAACATTGATGCAATTCGTGCGCTCGGCTCGTCAAGCCAAGTTTCGCCGATGCGCAACGTGCAAAAACCGAGCGAAATGACAGGTCCGAGTTTTAAGGACACTCTTTCGGGTTTTCTTAAAGACGTGAACGCAATGCACCTTAATGCCGACGACAAAGTTATGAGAATGGCTGCAGGCGAAATCACGGATGTCCATCAAGTTATGAACGCCGCCGAAGAGGCAAAAACAGCGTTTAATATGATGATGGAAATGCGGAACAGAGTTATGACGGCTTACGAAGAAGTGATGAGAATGCGACTGTAA
- the fliF gene encoding flagellar M-ring protein FliF, producing the protein MGDFFKQLLAQVSDVWQKLSMQQRVIITALTILMFVGLLWLAVWNGAAGGGVGGAPSGFRQLHSGLAVEDAAAIVDGLEAAGFRYRLTNNGTAILVEERNFYEARMALARQGVPSRQTGAGWEILDNRRFGDTDFELRLRSRRALEGELMRTIRSISEIEDVRLHLTIPETSLFLEERQPAKAAVAIRIRAGRTLNRSQIDGIAFLVASSVDGLAINNISIVDFEGRLLSRPVDENDPGMMGGRNMEMRQNVERSLKTRLEAMFANVLGHGRASVEVTADLDFNRVESTLERFDPESRVVRSEERIDMSVRNAPDGDRMNEVQRSNFEIDRTVERILHEVGTIRRLSVAVMVDNARRNGESTPRTVEEMANFETMVRNAIGFDLTRGDQVAVINVPFDNDMWALFEEQTALTQQEEFWRRIINYVALALIVIVVFVMLRSIAKSLGEAMNPPIPEVEIPNLEDVEEEIMNIPPHVARSNELLEKVEIMTENDPQNVAKIIKDWLNEPVLGKKD; encoded by the coding sequence ATGGGAGATTTTTTTAAGCAGCTTCTGGCACAGGTATCGGATGTTTGGCAAAAACTTTCGATGCAACAGCGGGTTATAATCACTGCCCTCACGATACTTATGTTCGTGGGGCTTTTGTGGCTTGCTGTCTGGAACGGCGCGGCAGGCGGAGGCGTTGGCGGCGCTCCGAGCGGGTTTCGTCAACTTCACTCGGGGCTTGCAGTAGAAGACGCGGCGGCAATCGTCGATGGCTTGGAAGCGGCTGGATTTCGGTATCGCTTAACAAATAACGGAACTGCAATATTAGTCGAAGAAAGAAATTTCTACGAAGCGCGAATGGCTCTTGCTCGTCAGGGCGTTCCGTCGAGGCAAACGGGCGCGGGCTGGGAAATTCTCGATAACAGACGCTTCGGCGACACGGATTTCGAACTTCGGCTCAGGTCGCGAAGAGCGCTTGAAGGCGAACTTATGCGCACAATTCGTTCAATAAGCGAGATTGAGGACGTCCGTCTTCACCTTACAATTCCCGAAACTTCACTGTTTTTAGAAGAAAGACAACCTGCAAAAGCGGCGGTTGCAATAAGAATTCGCGCAGGCAGAACGCTCAACCGCAGTCAAATCGACGGAATAGCGTTTTTGGTAGCAAGTAGCGTGGACGGTTTGGCTATAAACAACATTTCCATTGTCGATTTTGAAGGAAGGCTCCTTTCGCGCCCCGTTGACGAAAACGACCCGGGAATGATGGGCGGGCGAAATATGGAAATGCGACAAAACGTAGAAAGGTCGCTCAAAACCAGACTTGAAGCGATGTTTGCTAACGTGTTGGGACACGGAAGAGCGAGTGTAGAAGTCACCGCCGATTTGGATTTTAACAGAGTAGAAAGCACTCTTGAGCGATTTGACCCGGAAAGCAGAGTTGTTCGTTCCGAAGAACGTATAGATATGAGCGTAAGAAACGCACCCGACGGCGACAGAATGAACGAAGTACAACGCTCAAACTTTGAAATCGACAGAACTGTAGAGCGAATTTTGCACGAAGTCGGAACTATCAGACGGCTTTCGGTTGCGGTTATGGTCGATAACGCGCGCAGAAACGGCGAATCCACTCCGAGAACTGTGGAAGAAATGGCGAATTTTGAAACAATGGTGCGAAACGCAATCGGCTTCGACCTCACTCGCGGAGACCAAGTAGCCGTAATAAACGTTCCTTTCGATAACGATATGTGGGCATTGTTTGAAGAGCAGACCGCACTGACTCAACAAGAAGAATTTTGGAGGAGAATTATCAACTATGTTGCTTTAGCGCTTATAGTAATAGTTGTTTTTGTAATGCTCAGAAGCATTGCTAAATCACTCGGAGAAGCGATGAACCCGCCAATCCCGGAAGTCGAAATCCCGAACCTCGAAGATGTAGAAGAGGAGATTATGAATATTCCGCCGCACGTAGCACGTTCAAACGAATTGCTTGAAAAAGTCGAAATTATGACAGAAAACGACCCGCAAAACGTGGCGAAAATAATAAAAGATTGGCTCAACGAGCCCGTATTAGGCAAAAAAGATTAA